A region of Candidatus Eremiobacterota bacterium DNA encodes the following proteins:
- a CDS encoding radical SAM protein, with the protein MKILLIQPAKPEKALGGEDFSIFEPLALEYLAAGVPDGNETRILDMRIERDLDSVLRDYRPDVAGITSYTVHVNTVKRLFRQIKTFNPDIVTIVGGHHATVMPGDFCLPDIDIVVVGEGVFPFREIILRLEKKIALSGIPGAVPAGEHAIVIHPVDQAIDLDDLPFPRRDLTAGYRKTYFSEWMKPLASIRTSKGCLFRCRFCALWKLTGGRYLTRKPEHIVEELGTIEEKCVFFADDESLIDVKRMGILADLIEKAGIKKRYFLYGRSDTIAKHPELVERWKKIGLERVFVGLEFSSDDDMKSISKGSTVENNRKAVKILKRLGIDIFPTFILKPEFDRSDFTNLRDYCLELELDFIGFSVLTPLPGTDLYTEVRESLITSDYDFFDFFHSLLPTRLPIKDFYREVVTLFKRSRSVKSQFRLLSKYPLREMPSLFRAYGDLLKRLGTLERDYQACSGRHPD; encoded by the coding sequence ATGAAGATACTGCTTATTCAGCCCGCTAAGCCCGAAAAGGCGCTGGGAGGAGAGGATTTCTCTATTTTTGAGCCCCTGGCGCTTGAATACCTTGCAGCAGGTGTTCCAGATGGTAATGAGACCCGCATTCTCGATATGCGGATCGAGCGAGATCTCGATTCGGTCCTTCGCGATTATCGTCCTGATGTTGCTGGCATCACTTCCTATACTGTGCACGTGAACACGGTGAAGAGGCTTTTCAGGCAGATCAAGACATTCAATCCCGATATTGTGACAATAGTTGGAGGACACCACGCGACGGTCATGCCCGGGGATTTTTGTCTCCCTGATATAGATATAGTGGTGGTTGGCGAAGGCGTATTTCCTTTCAGGGAGATTATTCTGCGGCTGGAAAAAAAGATTGCTTTATCGGGAATCCCAGGGGCAGTCCCCGCGGGAGAGCATGCCATAGTCATACACCCTGTGGATCAGGCCATCGATCTGGACGACCTCCCTTTCCCAAGAAGAGATCTCACCGCAGGTTACAGGAAAACCTATTTCAGCGAATGGATGAAGCCTCTGGCTTCAATCCGGACATCGAAGGGCTGTCTCTTCAGATGCAGATTCTGCGCCCTCTGGAAATTGACCGGCGGTCGCTATCTTACCAGGAAGCCGGAACATATCGTGGAAGAACTGGGCACTATAGAAGAGAAATGCGTATTCTTTGCTGATGATGAGTCACTCATTGATGTAAAACGCATGGGGATACTTGCCGATCTCATCGAGAAAGCCGGGATAAAAAAACGCTATTTTCTGTATGGGCGAAGTGACACGATTGCGAAGCATCCCGAGCTTGTCGAGCGGTGGAAGAAGATAGGGTTGGAGCGCGTCTTCGTGGGGCTGGAATTCTCCAGCGACGATGACATGAAATCCATCTCCAAGGGTTCGACGGTGGAAAACAACAGAAAGGCCGTCAAGATACTCAAAAGACTGGGCATTGATATATTCCCCACGTTTATCCTGAAGCCCGAATTCGACCGGAGTGATTTCACGAATCTACGGGATTACTGCCTTGAGCTGGAACTTGATTTTATCGGCTTTTCAGTGCTGACTCCCCTGCCGGGAACCGACCTTTATACCGAAGTCAGGGAAAGCCTTATCACCTCCGATTACGACTTTTTTGATTTCTTCCATTCGCTCCTGCCTACAAGATTGCCGATAAAGGACTTTTATAGAGAGGTGGTTACGCTTTTCAAGCGCTCAAGGTCGGTGAAGAGCCAGTTCAGGCTCCTGAGTAAATATCCTCTCCGGGAAATGCCGTCACTTTTCAGAGCCTATGGAGATTTGTTGAAGCGGCTGGGCACGCTGGAGCGGGATTATCAGGCATGTTCCGGGCGCCATCCTGATTAA